The Amycolatopsis mongoliensis genome includes a window with the following:
- a CDS encoding ThuA domain-containing protein — translation MAVVLAIGSVLAAGAPLMAMPVAQAAPAVVNVPVNVLVFHGAAGDQKDPVLRAADAIARLGQDNGITVTASSDPAVFSTANLARYRGVVFLSAQGVTLARDQEAALQAYMKAGGGFLGISDAARAQDSSTWFTGLIGARPVGARPTPEAVAAVTASAENPPNETKEKLADNNENTKWLTFATTGWAAYKMATPVAVSSYSLVSANDFPGRDPKNWTLQGSADGSTWTDLDTRTNETFTDRFQTRTFTFSNTTVYPNYRLNITANSGEPIIQLADLKLFKDTSTTPPPPEPAPQQAVVDVLDAKHPATAGLPQNWTRTDRWLNWESNPVGTVHTVAQVEEKGYQPGVGANGAFHPISWCRDYDGGRSFYTGMGRTEGSYGEAQFRQHLLGALRWTTGMVRGDCQAGIAANYKVERLTGKNAAGQLDQIGEPHGLTIAPDGKVFYVGKAACPTGPVVSWDDPNVGLGCGTIHQWDPATKKVKLLTTLRVMGNRGSGDELVKNEEGLLGLALDPKFAENGWMYAYWMPHESIDRDKRIGKRTVSRFTYNATAQTIDQATRKDLLSWDVQIHSCCHAGGGMAFDKDGNLYIGSGDNNSSGGSNGYSGNNWTLDYKGISFQDARRTAGNTNDLDGKILRIHPEANGTYTIPQGNLFPNGPADKTRPEIYVMGVRNIARLQIDPVHNWMTAGWVGPDASSPSPELGPAKYETATVITEAGNHGWPYCMGNRQPYRDRSSTNAAELTGWYDCDNPVNTSPRNTGLVNLPPIKDNMIWYSPDGGGPVFPKRPGSSIPTYVAADATYTEPYLRGGGQAVMSGPTYHRSLVNTNSGVAWPEYWDNKWFIADESNSQNRVAVTVDPAGVPTHQPPVFAETFRQIIPGGSGDTRVQSWMDAKFGPDGALYVLDYGNGFFSLDANQKLLRISYTGGAPTPAPAASSTMVQNKALTAAFTGSKSGGVSYRWEFGDGSVSTQADPRHTYPRTGIFTAKLTVTYANGEAVTTRTAINVGCAVADPGPAVTLGDTLTSVPNRNAGGGCTVDDFIDDEGTWSTHAAFVNHVEQATETLSDLGVLNDAEVAELTAAAEASPIGKPGTTGYDAIFDGTAQSLRGWEQAPSGQFTLQPDGSIRSAGGLGMLWYAQRQFGDFSVKLQFKDIAPDPNRANSGVFVRFPDPRTPLDQRPPGSCGTVGSARTSQAWVAIYCGHEIQIYDGDTGEPQKTGSVYNFDPRPLDQAGARPKATWNEYEIKVVGQHYTMIRNGVVINEFDNTPGQQSSRAGDPPTDLRQFVSGFIGLQNHSDNDLIEFRNIRVRQL, via the coding sequence ATGGCGGTCGTGCTCGCCATCGGATCGGTCCTCGCGGCCGGTGCGCCGCTGATGGCGATGCCGGTCGCGCAGGCGGCGCCCGCTGTGGTGAACGTCCCGGTGAACGTGCTGGTCTTCCACGGCGCGGCGGGCGACCAGAAGGACCCGGTGCTGCGCGCTGCGGACGCGATCGCGCGGCTCGGCCAGGACAACGGCATCACGGTCACGGCTTCGTCGGACCCCGCCGTGTTCAGCACGGCGAACCTCGCCCGCTACCGCGGCGTGGTGTTCCTGTCCGCGCAGGGCGTGACGCTCGCGCGGGACCAGGAAGCCGCGCTGCAGGCCTACATGAAGGCCGGCGGCGGGTTCCTCGGCATCTCCGACGCCGCCCGTGCGCAGGACTCGTCCACGTGGTTCACCGGCTTGATCGGCGCGCGCCCGGTCGGCGCCCGCCCGACGCCCGAGGCGGTCGCGGCGGTGACCGCGAGCGCGGAGAACCCGCCGAACGAGACCAAGGAGAAACTGGCCGACAACAACGAAAACACCAAGTGGCTGACGTTCGCGACGACCGGCTGGGCGGCCTACAAGATGGCCACGCCGGTCGCGGTCAGCAGCTACTCGCTGGTGTCGGCGAACGACTTCCCCGGCCGCGACCCGAAGAACTGGACCCTGCAGGGTTCGGCCGACGGGTCCACGTGGACCGACCTGGACACGCGCACGAACGAGACGTTCACCGACCGGTTCCAGACCCGGACGTTCACCTTCAGCAACACCACGGTCTACCCGAACTACCGGCTGAACATCACCGCGAACTCGGGTGAGCCGATCATCCAGCTGGCGGACCTCAAGCTGTTCAAGGACACCTCGACGACCCCGCCGCCGCCCGAGCCCGCGCCGCAGCAGGCCGTCGTCGACGTCCTGGACGCGAAGCACCCGGCCACCGCCGGGCTGCCGCAGAACTGGACGCGGACCGATCGCTGGCTCAACTGGGAGTCCAACCCGGTCGGCACGGTCCACACCGTCGCCCAGGTCGAGGAGAAGGGCTACCAGCCGGGCGTCGGCGCGAACGGCGCGTTCCACCCGATCTCCTGGTGCCGCGACTACGACGGCGGCCGCTCCTTCTACACCGGTATGGGCCGCACCGAAGGGTCCTACGGCGAAGCGCAGTTCCGGCAGCACCTGCTCGGCGCCCTGCGCTGGACGACCGGCATGGTGCGCGGCGACTGCCAGGCCGGGATCGCCGCGAACTACAAGGTCGAGCGGCTGACCGGCAAGAACGCGGCCGGGCAGCTCGACCAGATCGGCGAGCCGCACGGGCTCACCATCGCCCCGGACGGCAAGGTGTTCTACGTCGGCAAGGCGGCCTGCCCGACCGGTCCGGTGGTCAGCTGGGACGACCCGAACGTCGGCCTCGGCTGCGGCACGATCCACCAGTGGGACCCCGCCACCAAGAAGGTCAAGCTGCTCACGACGTTGCGGGTGATGGGCAACCGCGGCAGCGGCGACGAGCTCGTCAAGAACGAAGAAGGCCTGCTCGGGCTCGCACTGGACCCGAAGTTCGCCGAGAACGGCTGGATGTACGCCTACTGGATGCCGCACGAGTCGATCGACCGCGACAAGCGGATCGGCAAGCGCACGGTCTCGCGGTTCACCTACAACGCCACCGCGCAGACCATCGACCAGGCCACGCGCAAGGACCTGCTGTCCTGGGACGTGCAGATCCACAGCTGCTGCCACGCCGGCGGCGGCATGGCGTTCGACAAGGACGGCAACCTCTACATCGGCTCCGGGGACAACAACTCCTCGGGCGGCTCGAACGGCTACTCGGGCAACAACTGGACGCTCGACTACAAGGGCATCTCGTTCCAGGACGCGCGCCGCACCGCGGGCAACACGAACGACCTCGACGGCAAGATCCTGCGCATCCACCCGGAGGCGAACGGGACGTACACGATCCCGCAGGGCAACCTCTTCCCGAACGGCCCGGCGGACAAGACCCGCCCGGAGATCTACGTGATGGGCGTCCGCAACATCGCCCGGCTGCAGATCGACCCGGTGCACAACTGGATGACGGCGGGCTGGGTCGGTCCCGACGCGTCGTCGCCCAGCCCGGAGCTCGGGCCGGCGAAGTACGAGACGGCGACGGTCATCACCGAGGCCGGCAACCACGGCTGGCCGTACTGCATGGGCAACCGGCAGCCCTACCGCGACCGCAGCAGCACCAACGCCGCGGAGCTGACCGGCTGGTACGACTGCGACAACCCGGTGAACACCTCGCCGCGCAACACGGGCCTGGTGAACCTGCCGCCGATCAAGGACAACATGATCTGGTACTCGCCCGACGGCGGCGGCCCGGTCTTCCCGAAACGGCCGGGCTCGTCCATTCCGACCTACGTCGCGGCGGACGCCACCTACACCGAGCCGTACCTGCGGGGCGGCGGCCAGGCGGTCATGTCCGGGCCGACGTACCACCGCTCGCTGGTCAACACGAACAGCGGCGTGGCGTGGCCGGAGTACTGGGACAACAAGTGGTTCATCGCCGACGAGTCCAACTCCCAGAACCGGGTCGCGGTGACCGTGGACCCGGCGGGCGTGCCGACGCACCAGCCGCCGGTGTTCGCCGAGACGTTCCGGCAGATCATCCCCGGCGGGTCCGGCGACACCCGGGTGCAGAGCTGGATGGACGCCAAGTTCGGGCCGGACGGCGCGCTGTACGTGCTCGACTACGGCAACGGGTTCTTCTCCCTGGACGCCAACCAGAAGCTGCTGAGGATCAGCTACACCGGGGGCGCCCCGACCCCGGCGCCGGCCGCGTCGTCGACGATGGTGCAGAACAAGGCGCTGACGGCGGCGTTCACCGGGTCGAAGTCCGGCGGCGTGTCCTACCGCTGGGAGTTCGGCGACGGCTCGGTGTCCACCCAGGCCGACCCGCGGCACACCTACCCGCGCACCGGGATCTTCACCGCCAAGCTGACCGTGACCTACGCGAACGGCGAAGCGGTGACCACCCGGACCGCGATCAACGTCGGCTGTGCGGTGGCCGATCCGGGTCCCGCGGTGACACTCGGGGACACCCTGACGAGCGTGCCGAACCGCAACGCCGGTGGTGGCTGCACGGTCGACGACTTCATCGACGACGAAGGCACGTGGAGCACGCACGCCGCGTTCGTCAACCACGTCGAGCAGGCCACCGAGACGCTCTCCGACCTCGGGGTCCTGAACGACGCCGAGGTGGCCGAGCTGACCGCGGCGGCGGAGGCGTCCCCGATCGGGAAGCCGGGGACCACCGGCTACGACGCGATCTTCGACGGCACGGCCCAGTCGCTGCGCGGCTGGGAACAGGCGCCGTCCGGGCAGTTCACGCTCCAGCCCGACGGGTCGATCCGCTCGGCCGGCGGGCTGGGCATGCTCTGGTACGCCCAGCGCCAGTTCGGCGACTTCTCGGTGAAGCTGCAGTTCAAGGACATCGCCCCGGACCCGAACCGGGCCAACAGCGGCGTCTTCGTCCGGTTCCCGGACCCGCGGACCCCGCTGGACCAGCGGCCGCCGGGCAGCTGCGGCACGGTCGGCTCGGCGCGGACGTCGCAGGCGTGGGTCGCGATCTACTGCGGTCACGAGATCCAGATCTACGACGGCGACACCGGCGAGCCGCAGAAGACCGGGTCGGTCTACAACTTCGACCCGCGCCCGCTCGACCAGGCGGGGGCGCGGCCGAAGGCGACGTGGAACGAGTACGAGATCAAGGTCGTCGGGCAGCACTACACGATGATCCGCAACGGCGTGGTGATCAACGAGTTCGACAACACGCCGGGCCAGCAGTCCTCGCGCGCCGGGGATCCGCCGACCGACCTGCGGCAGTTCGTCAGCGGGTTCATCGGGCTGCAGAACCACAGTGACAACGACCTGATCGAGTTCCGCAACATCCGGGTGCGGCAGCTGTAG
- a CDS encoding OmpL47-type beta-barrel domain-containing protein → MSPRLIALLLAGFLAVLGLATPAVAAPVQTLTWTAGDSTTAYASAPTGALPGETTIVFENSEATGNTTGMSHTLTFDTSTPGYNHDVSLNVLANPFDPQNGRHEAVVTLTPGKYRYFCTIPGHTAMVGEFVVSDGGGGDTTAPEVTASVAGDRDPSGNYLGSATVTLSATDAGSGVASVEYQLDGGTWTAYSAPVVVNAVGMHMLHYRATDVAGNTSEEGMAHFTIVQGQGDTTPPTVTAAITGQQDPSGNYVDVATVKLTATDADSAVASVEYQLDGGAWTAYTAPVAVTGAGEHMVHFRATDTAGNTSPEGMSHFTVVKSDTTPPVVTVSVGGTKDDAGNYVGKATVTVVASDTGSGVAAVEYQVDGGAWTAYAAPVPVTAVGAHTVGYRARDVAGNTSAPASVSFTVVAGGDTTAPLVSIAVSGKQTGDWSYLGQATVTLTATDAESGVASVEYKVDSGAWTRYTAPVVVSALGAHTVGARATDVAGNGSLEVFGAFTVVTATPPPDACPVSDTRETVVIGGVDSQVENIDIGNGCTLNDVIDENAEYASHDRFVQHVKAVTQELVGNGVLSSGDRNRIVTAAIESDIGGGAAADRGRDVKKAL, encoded by the coding sequence ATGTCCCCACGACTGATCGCACTACTGCTGGCCGGTTTCCTGGCTGTGCTCGGGCTGGCCACCCCCGCGGTGGCGGCGCCGGTCCAGACGCTGACCTGGACCGCGGGCGACAGCACCACCGCATACGCGTCCGCGCCGACCGGCGCCCTGCCCGGCGAGACCACCATCGTCTTCGAGAACAGCGAAGCCACCGGCAACACGACGGGGATGTCGCACACCCTGACGTTCGACACGTCGACGCCGGGGTACAACCACGACGTCTCGCTGAACGTCCTGGCCAACCCGTTCGACCCGCAGAACGGGCGGCACGAGGCCGTCGTGACGCTCACGCCGGGCAAGTACCGGTACTTCTGCACGATCCCCGGCCACACGGCGATGGTGGGGGAGTTCGTCGTCTCCGACGGCGGTGGCGGCGACACCACCGCGCCGGAGGTGACGGCTTCCGTGGCCGGTGACCGTGATCCCTCGGGCAACTACCTCGGGTCCGCCACGGTGACCCTGTCCGCGACCGACGCGGGATCCGGCGTGGCCTCGGTCGAGTACCAGCTGGACGGCGGTACCTGGACCGCCTACTCGGCGCCGGTGGTGGTGAACGCCGTGGGCATGCACATGCTCCACTACCGCGCCACCGACGTCGCCGGGAACACCTCCGAAGAGGGCATGGCGCACTTCACGATCGTCCAAGGGCAGGGGGACACGACCCCGCCCACGGTGACCGCGGCGATCACCGGGCAGCAGGACCCCTCCGGCAACTACGTCGACGTCGCCACGGTGAAGCTGACGGCGACCGACGCCGATTCGGCGGTGGCGTCCGTGGAGTACCAGCTGGACGGCGGGGCGTGGACCGCCTACACCGCGCCGGTCGCGGTGACCGGGGCCGGTGAGCACATGGTCCACTTCCGGGCGACCGATACCGCCGGGAACACCTCACCGGAAGGCATGTCCCACTTCACCGTGGTGAAGAGCGACACGACGCCGCCGGTCGTCACGGTTTCCGTGGGCGGCACGAAGGACGACGCCGGCAACTACGTCGGCAAGGCGACCGTCACGGTCGTGGCGTCGGACACCGGGTCGGGAGTGGCCGCGGTGGAGTACCAGGTGGACGGTGGTGCGTGGACCGCCTATGCGGCCCCGGTTCCGGTGACCGCGGTGGGGGCGCACACGGTGGGCTACCGCGCTCGGGACGTCGCCGGGAACACGTCCGCTCCGGCGAGCGTGTCCTTCACGGTGGTGGCCGGCGGGGACACGACGGCGCCGCTGGTGTCCATCGCGGTGAGCGGCAAGCAGACCGGCGACTGGTCGTACCTCGGCCAGGCGACCGTGACGCTGACCGCCACCGACGCGGAGTCCGGGGTGGCCTCCGTCGAGTACAAAGTGGACAGTGGAGCGTGGACGCGGTACACCGCACCGGTGGTCGTCTCCGCCCTCGGCGCGCACACCGTGGGTGCCCGGGCCACGGACGTCGCCGGGAACGGCTCGCTGGAGGTGTTCGGCGCGTTCACGGTGGTCACGGCCACTCCGCCGCCCGACGCCTGCCCGGTCTCGGACACCCGGGAGACCGTGGTGATCGGCGGGGTCGACAGCCAGGTCGAGAACATCGACATCGGCAACGGCTGCACGCTCAACGACGTCATCGACGAGAACGCGGAATACGCGTCGCACGACCGGTTCGTGCAGCACGTGAAGGCGGTGACACAGGAACTGGTCGGCAACGGCGTGCTGTCGAGCGGCGACCGGAACCGCATCGTGACGGCGGCGATCGAGTCGGACATCGGCGGCGGCGCGGCCGCGGACCGCGGGCGCGACGTGAAGAAGGCGCTCTAA
- a CDS encoding multicopper oxidase domain-containing protein has translation MRVSRRSMLAGTAAGVLAPAVGVAAGTASAAGLTRRITIYAEALPGGRYGYGLEPGKATIPGPLLEIYEGDTLEVELVNTTDQRLSIHPHGVNYDTASDGAPLNASFNNPRETRTYTWRTRTRAEASGGFWTPGSAGYWHYHDHAMGTDHGTGGLARGLYGGLIVRKRGDLLPSKQYTVVFNEMMINHEMAPDTPIFEARLGERVEWVCIGYGSLPHTFHLHGHRWADTRTGMLSSATDNAQVVDNKNLDPGSSFGFQVLAGDGVGPGVWMYHCHVQTHSDGGMVGLFLVRNADGGMPDGAQEAIDRFKQHGHAGHETNPDGRTHA, from the coding sequence ATGCGAGTGTCACGTCGGTCGATGCTGGCCGGAACCGCCGCGGGCGTGCTCGCGCCCGCCGTCGGGGTCGCCGCCGGGACGGCCTCGGCGGCGGGCCTGACCCGCCGGATCACGATCTACGCCGAAGCGCTGCCCGGCGGCCGGTACGGCTACGGTCTCGAGCCGGGGAAGGCGACGATCCCCGGTCCGCTGCTGGAGATCTACGAGGGCGACACGCTCGAGGTCGAACTGGTCAACACGACCGACCAGCGGCTGTCCATCCACCCGCACGGCGTCAACTACGACACCGCGTCCGACGGCGCTCCGCTCAACGCGTCGTTCAACAACCCGCGCGAGACGCGGACCTACACCTGGCGCACGCGGACCAGGGCCGAGGCCAGTGGCGGGTTCTGGACACCGGGCAGCGCCGGGTACTGGCACTACCACGACCACGCGATGGGCACCGACCACGGCACCGGCGGTCTCGCCCGCGGGCTCTACGGCGGGCTCATCGTGCGCAAGCGCGGCGACCTGTTGCCCAGCAAGCAGTACACCGTCGTGTTCAACGAGATGATGATCAACCACGAGATGGCACCCGACACCCCGATCTTCGAGGCCCGCCTCGGCGAGCGCGTCGAGTGGGTCTGCATCGGGTACGGCAGCCTGCCGCACACGTTCCACCTGCACGGGCACCGCTGGGCCGACACCCGCACCGGGATGCTGAGCAGTGCCACCGACAACGCCCAGGTCGTCGACAACAAGAACCTCGACCCCGGCAGCTCGTTCGGCTTCCAGGTGCTCGCCGGCGACGGCGTCGGGCCGGGGGTGTGGATGTACCACTGCCACGTCCAGACCCACTCCGACGGCGGGATGGTGGGCCTGTTCCTGGTCCGCAACGCCGACGGCGGGATGCCCGACGGGGCGCAGGAAGCGATCGACCGGTTCAAGCAGCACGGCCACGCCGGGCACGAGACGAACCCCGACGGCCGCACCCATGCTTAG
- a CDS encoding TetR/AcrR family transcriptional regulator has translation MARWQPHASERLVAAALDLFEERGYENTTVIDIAERAGLTKSTFFRHFPDKREVLFGGDTLAGRLADGIADAPAAAGPLEAVAHALEALGRETFTAERREFSARRGAVIAANPELREREALKGLGLTAAMAEALERRGVPDPASRVAAQLGALVMTLAYERWSDPAGHDDFGEAVRQALAEVKAAG, from the coding sequence ATGGCCCGCTGGCAACCCCACGCATCGGAGCGGCTCGTCGCCGCCGCGCTCGACCTGTTCGAGGAGCGGGGCTACGAGAACACGACGGTGATCGACATCGCCGAGCGTGCCGGGCTGACGAAGAGCACCTTCTTCCGCCACTTCCCGGACAAGCGTGAGGTGCTCTTCGGCGGCGACACCCTCGCCGGGCGGCTCGCCGACGGGATCGCCGACGCCCCGGCCGCGGCCGGTCCGCTCGAAGCCGTCGCCCACGCCCTCGAGGCGCTCGGCCGCGAAACCTTCACCGCCGAGCGCCGTGAGTTCAGCGCCCGGCGAGGGGCCGTCATCGCCGCCAACCCCGAACTGCGGGAACGCGAGGCGCTGAAGGGCCTCGGGCTCACCGCGGCGATGGCCGAAGCCCTCGAACGCCGCGGTGTGCCCGATCCCGCCTCCCGCGTGGCCGCGCAGCTCGGCGCGCTCGTCATGACGCTCGCCTACGAACGCTGGAGCGACCCGGCCGGCCACGACGACTTCGGCGAAGCCGTCCGGCAGGCCCTCGCCGAGGTGAAAGCGGCCGGTTAG
- a CDS encoding NADP-dependent oxidoreductase: MSRAVVYEKFGGPEVLELREVPEPHAGPGEIRIRVAAAGLNPMDWGLASHPALAAQFGVTVPSGFGYDLAGVVDEVGEGATGFAVGQRVFGGVMARAAADYAVVAMPAETLWPTPAGIPDEVAATLPVAGLTAAAALAAIGLTSGDTLLVGGAAGGVGVFAVQLAKLAGARVIGTAGESTFEFLRRLGASPVAYGPGLADRVRSLAPTAATDLFGTETAEAALALGIPPERISTIAAGPTPPGGVRATGGVDADPDAMERITDAILAGEIVVPIAGTFPVEKVREAVELQAGRHVHGKIVLTL, from the coding sequence ATGAGCCGTGCTGTCGTTTACGAGAAGTTCGGTGGTCCCGAGGTCCTGGAGCTGCGGGAGGTGCCGGAGCCGCACGCCGGGCCGGGCGAGATCCGGATCCGGGTGGCGGCCGCGGGGCTGAACCCGATGGACTGGGGCCTGGCGTCGCATCCGGCGCTGGCGGCGCAGTTCGGCGTCACGGTGCCGTCGGGTTTCGGCTACGACCTGGCCGGGGTCGTCGACGAGGTCGGCGAGGGTGCCACGGGTTTCGCGGTGGGCCAACGCGTCTTCGGCGGCGTGATGGCTCGCGCGGCGGCGGATTACGCGGTGGTGGCGATGCCGGCCGAGACGCTTTGGCCGACGCCGGCGGGCATCCCCGACGAGGTGGCGGCGACGCTCCCGGTGGCCGGCTTGACCGCGGCGGCGGCCCTCGCGGCGATCGGCCTGACCTCGGGCGACACGCTCTTGGTCGGCGGCGCGGCGGGCGGGGTGGGCGTGTTCGCCGTGCAGCTGGCGAAGCTCGCGGGGGCCCGGGTGATCGGCACCGCGGGGGAGAGCACGTTCGAGTTCCTGCGGCGGCTGGGTGCCTCGCCGGTCGCCTACGGCCCCGGGCTGGCGGACCGCGTCCGGTCCCTGGCCCCCACGGCGGCAACCGACCTGTTCGGCACCGAAACAGCCGAGGCGGCGCTCGCACTCGGCATCCCACCCGAGCGGATCTCGACGATCGCGGCGGGCCCCACCCCACCCGGCGGCGTGCGCGCGACCGGAGGCGTCGACGCGGACCCGGACGCGATGGAGCGCATCACCGACGCGATCCTCGCGGGGGAGATCGTGGTGCCGATCGCGGGGACGTTCCCGGTCGAAAAGGTCCGCGAGGCGGTGGAACTGCAGGCGGGCCGGCACGTCCACGGCAAGATCGTGCTGACGCTGTAA
- a CDS encoding sugar phosphate isomerase/epimerase family protein, translating to MSRPVTLFTGQWADLPFTEVCKLAADWGYDGLEIACSGDHFEVDRALSEEDYVPARLALLAEHGLKVWAISNHLVGQAVCDDPIDHRHRAILPSRIWGDGEPEGVRQRAAAEMADTARAAAKLGVDTVIGFTGSKIWKYVAMFPPVSQDDIDDGYADFARRWNPILDVFDEVGVRFAHEVHPSEIAYDYWTTQRALEAVDHRPAFGLNWDPSHFVWQDLDPVGFILDFADRIYHVDCKDTKKRFDGRNGRLGSHLAWANPRRGWDFVSVGHGDVPWEDCFRALNSIGYTGPVSVEWEDAGMDRLRGAAEAVKYLREHLFDQPSAAFDAAFSNQR from the coding sequence ATGAGCCGTCCCGTCACGTTGTTCACCGGCCAGTGGGCCGACCTGCCGTTCACCGAGGTCTGCAAGCTCGCCGCGGACTGGGGTTACGACGGCCTGGAAATCGCTTGCTCGGGTGACCACTTCGAGGTCGACCGCGCACTGTCCGAAGAGGACTACGTCCCCGCTCGGCTGGCCCTGCTCGCCGAGCACGGGCTCAAGGTGTGGGCGATCTCGAACCACCTCGTCGGGCAGGCCGTCTGCGACGACCCGATCGACCACCGGCACCGCGCGATCCTCCCGTCCCGGATCTGGGGCGACGGCGAGCCCGAGGGCGTCCGGCAACGGGCCGCCGCGGAAATGGCCGACACCGCGCGGGCGGCGGCGAAACTCGGCGTTGACACGGTGATCGGGTTCACCGGGTCGAAGATCTGGAAGTACGTCGCCATGTTCCCGCCCGTCTCGCAGGATGACATCGATGACGGCTACGCGGACTTCGCGCGCCGCTGGAACCCGATCCTCGACGTCTTCGACGAGGTGGGCGTCCGCTTCGCGCACGAGGTGCACCCCTCGGAGATCGCGTACGACTACTGGACCACCCAGCGGGCGCTCGAAGCCGTGGACCACCGGCCGGCCTTCGGGCTGAACTGGGACCCGTCGCACTTCGTCTGGCAGGACCTCGACCCGGTGGGGTTCATCCTCGACTTCGCCGACCGGATCTACCACGTCGACTGCAAGGACACGAAGAAGCGCTTCGACGGCCGCAACGGCCGGCTCGGTTCCCACCTGGCCTGGGCGAACCCGCGGCGGGGCTGGGACTTCGTGTCCGTCGGCCACGGCGACGTCCCCTGGGAGGACTGCTTCCGGGCGCTGAACTCGATCGGGTACACCGGGCCGGTCTCGGTGGAGTGGGAGGACGCCGGGATGGACCGCCTCCGCGGCGCGGCGGAGGCGGTGAAGTACCTGCGCGAGCACCTGTTCGACCAGCCGTCGGCGGCTTTCGACGCGGCTTTCAGCAACCAGAGATGA
- a CDS encoding sugar phosphate isomerase/epimerase family protein: MCGHEAEQYSRRTILNVATAALAVGAAVALPGTAGASPARRRIPLDKISIQLYSLRSLLQNDPEGTLSALADIGYRKVELAGTYGRSATEFRAILDRCHLKASSTHVGIDGDLNQTIADAKVLGNTLADVPFAQFGTIAEWEAFAGRLNTAAVAFKKAGIKLGYHNHAHEFAAIDGVLPYDVLTAKTNKRDVHLEIDLFWAVTGGADPVELFRRNHPRVTQYHVKDRTADGQMTDPGTGVIDFPRIFAASCHTISEYIVEHDQPTDPLNTAKVGFEYLRTVRF; this comes from the coding sequence ATGTGCGGTCACGAAGCTGAGCAGTACTCCCGAAGGACGATCCTGAACGTGGCGACAGCGGCGCTCGCGGTAGGAGCCGCGGTCGCGTTGCCCGGCACCGCGGGCGCCTCCCCGGCCCGCCGGCGCATCCCGCTCGACAAGATCAGCATCCAGCTCTACTCCCTGCGTTCGCTGCTGCAGAACGACCCCGAAGGCACGCTGTCCGCGCTGGCCGACATCGGCTACCGGAAGGTCGAGCTGGCCGGGACGTACGGCCGCAGCGCCACCGAGTTCCGCGCCATCCTCGACCGGTGCCACCTCAAGGCGTCCTCGACGCACGTCGGCATCGACGGCGACCTGAACCAGACGATCGCCGACGCCAAGGTCCTCGGCAACACCCTGGCGGACGTGCCGTTCGCGCAGTTCGGCACCATCGCCGAATGGGAGGCTTTCGCGGGCCGCCTGAACACCGCCGCGGTGGCGTTCAAGAAGGCCGGTATCAAGCTCGGCTACCACAACCACGCCCACGAGTTCGCCGCGATCGACGGCGTGCTCCCGTACGACGTCCTCACCGCGAAGACGAACAAGCGGGACGTGCACCTGGAGATCGACCTCTTCTGGGCGGTGACCGGCGGCGCCGACCCGGTCGAGCTGTTCCGGCGGAACCACCCGCGCGTGACGCAGTACCACGTCAAGGACCGGACCGCGGACGGCCAGATGACCGACCCCGGCACCGGCGTCATCGACTTCCCGCGCATCTTCGCCGCGTCCTGCCACACCATCAGCGAGTACATCGTCGAGCACGACCAGCCCACCGATCCGCTGAACACCGCCAAGGTCGGCTTCGAATACCTCCGCACCGTGCGGTTCTGA